One stretch of Portunus trituberculatus isolate SZX2019 chromosome 23, ASM1759143v1, whole genome shotgun sequence DNA includes these proteins:
- the LOC123507623 gene encoding uncharacterized protein LOC123507623 isoform X3, which produces MSWPQDNALHGSSGWQRKPVCCQWRRGCVEEELSVLALVESVATRGQESSLLAQTSYKSLRQGSTFSYIANVCKWSELSRRFFLERARMLEGDDEPKRASGETEEESSVAEAQPDSIEDPAVKKKEEEEEKDLLGLETERDQNQEEAKKEKPPEEKTDEENSPETIDKDDQEIVQTEKDTEKQEEEAQEIEEDEKSGEEQQIEIEEDREEELEKESTEEEKEDLPPQAKGEKDNTKQEQEKIDKEEDITEDITDKIEKSLDTEQESQIDLLSKKENIHESDTKEQQERPVSNNNLKEQSEECPVEDVDMAEQMVEKEGQKMESINPMDQDTETLNETSELDVQKENSIKEENILVKSMKEDKEAECEEPEASPDDTETVMGESDALANTEEEKVKEVSETVYTDDNKDKMQIDLEVEDPSKKESEALQESSKEGDAVIEINDTEQSETKEEIDNETLVGKDSASPNHDADSDIDVEALGEEKTDHVKKTEEEDSNVEGIHNETNYDELDESDESLELKICIEGITDVEGTIHDENNDDDAGIEAVNEEIESENQESEEMPLCEEAMEVEETIEEGGNEDDIEGDEVNGLDIIEDDEDMNDEEFTPEDTTIGSFSDEKSLPECRLKRNYCCSYCGINTQNPRQYLYHLRDDHGEKMKVFECPRCIYASKNHQKLIRHARMVHKMKIKKQEPSPFKPSKMPVLSGAHNKFTRASVSPGKSSRSSPGKSPRSNDSTHDYWDEMEDEDDQDTDQDGSPIKGDDKKLYNCQQCDFSCRSRKLLNRHETSYHLKRRFFRCVKCNYVTHLKGRYTKHLKYHQLPILKCDFCDFRTPYRWNLDRHLKNHNEACGEFRCHLCNFTAQIKQSLTVHISNHHLTTEQIREREKRRTIGISDPADFAFDDQEMELMRLERDEHPDALMLPGDDPDCLSISENSHGQQSRNNSFRVSNIDVSGQDDSQINTDDGKDEDGELKKKKPKIKITLKKLKVSKPKDTFFQELNERHNFEEDFIHPDDVVHRHGNVYIKTFKCRFCTFKAAFKNEVARHEKKIHSIPIPKYMGHSKKARKTFKSTKTISSSDDVLSEILQFPQSEDKDELESMAVANNNQKLSEAEEPLPDGKDDESSSKDKDDEDLENIVEDQEDSLDAMDDQLSDSRESSPSKDQSKKKNMSFFEKLQEKMPTSNVQNLVCQFCGHESKCLSESVRHQKLHLSAKNIYASASLSTRCQFCRHRCKTTDDLMNHLKLCPEARKNQITDSGRRASGGRLDENEDSLCSSEKGENAEYENDSVKDKSPVLLDESMLKREDMNHPMENRVFVWNKFDKTEEQNSQDKDKSSVDGKKIEKGSRRSSSDSNKRKASGSKSPVDMEESLDYYIESPTPQGHHYYSKRVYRCPQCSFWATTASRFHVHIVGHFNRKPYNCSECGYKSNWRWDITKHIKLKTSRDSSHQNAQVLITDETGEKNYEKYDCYLAIIQLDETNAHRTEGGIPNRKGRPKRSTDKDDILDTPTPTASPIRKPPMVSIPVMPRLQGMPRLTRAPNRSSPTSRPGPMPFGPILPGAQLMVQIAGSGAASSGSGQRPPPPLALKGSMKSSASTTTSNSIKTTASGNTAATNLVAGGQYQIITPQMRFLAWLNLLMTDTEEQVSVSSTGADGKEVAQMVLDHEGNPEWKCNSCDFRDSEQETVVQHVSLAHTRNGPVSLLHAVHRCDVCGYAAGTKRAVQLHIDSSHGGQGGITSRCEGQNPDAKESADGENSEYNDNARTYHCRLCPFTCKKRGEMKPHLSYHTERADCIFKCMFCPYYVPTRSELFGHLRVHGMEVPSSIQDTTNKNSSSPASCQDEINGPRQFICGSCPFETRSRAKLMHHKQFHKPKGLPFRCPHCTYNVTRRHLLSQHMRVHGLDDNIEGSGNGDVHQIDDRSNSPSPSLTITPVTNAASGSTGDDRTLTDSSNLPKLTDESTTGMEDIPLVWVSRDHRFFKMFKCRHCPHVNLRKTNIQEHEKMHKTDISKEAGGLHCPYCSYVSVNAGVMSAHLKVHGGSMGQCHAVVDPLLSDEDQLKQLTSKAPAPTVAPQTQPAPTSLKNDEKILYYCQHCPARFFLEKEIQIHSRFHNTNLPHTCNHCNYGTRQSAHLLTHLKVHTPEYQQRTRSMMGQHRTAHNYPPVPGLTIPHELAADLSGDKWSSKEAGGTGHRPFSASPPPSSGVMPQPPPTSKYMCDQCPATFSKLVTLQYHQSLHGTKNPHPCPKCTYAGKTWDSLQQHLLLHTQHDQNCQAEKATKEVAKKAETQKGLDPNLSSKTSQKTTENSVVSSIPPIKLKLIGLRPGAAETSDGSRPQFKYYVEEQVPLSGVDLLRRKTQIEKGDRQINDAEYMVRPLSKSKGREGREDLEEEDPKRIGDPHLHYPLHIDKVTGKSREKRYKCNKCPSAFEKVEQYTVHTNLHGSNHKYRCRICDYSVKFYANFMMHIKRHKYHERMVAQTTGAAPPLESDVKYEPLISRENSSQGDKIVRTPTEDHSNKENLEETDLTTIERQHLLLQNKKGASETAKKDDEKERRVYYCQYCPYANIRRDAVDSHSLRHRANGGYGSYKCTFCDYTASQPNFIREHTKVHFRPFKYVHPEGFMRHDKQEIFSTPIGSGDKASSKLKGDSESQTIQKKYVIYSNEVEDSNLEESDGEEEENVDSEMVKSIQVNFHSGDIVEAPLDFVISLRAKSKVINTQAESAEVVINNTTGVTEKVEDVTPEVSALSGEANSKLVTSQVPQEDESMEVDESSTGVKDDKKVEETLQEDMDESAAPCEDNGMEVDPQQDTDKLHNGHIEEKVEGMAKVALKSNENITSPESKVTDVSQPLEKNKEISQSES; this is translated from the exons ATGTCATGGCCTCAAGACAACGCGCTTCATGGGTCTAGTGGGTGGCAGAGGAAGCCTGTATGCTGTCAGTGGCGACGCggctgtgtggaggaggagctcTCTGTTCTTGCGCTGGTTGAGTCGGTGGCCACCAGGGGGCAGGAAAGCTCATTGCTAGCCCAGACTTCATACAAGTCGCTCCGGCAAGGATCTACCTTCAGTTATATTGCGAATGTGTGCAAATGGAGTGAATTATCTAGGCGATTCTTCTTGGAAAGAGC GAGGATGCTGGAAGGGGACGATGAACCCAAGAGGGCTTCAGGCGAAACTGAGGAAGAATCAAGTGTTGCTGAGGCTCAGCCAGACAGTATTGAAGACCCagcagtaaagaagaaagaggaagaagaggagaaggatctGCTGGGGCTTGAAACTGAAAGAGATCAAAATcaggaggaagcaaagaaagagaagccaccagaagagaaaacagatgaAGAGAATTCACCAGAGACCATTGATAAAGATGACCAAGAAATAGTACAGACTgaaaaagatacagagaaacaagaagaggaagcccaagagatagaggaggatgagaaaagtGGTGAGGAACAGCAAATAGAAATtgaagaagatagagaggaagaactagagaaagaaagcactgaagaagagaaggaagacctgCCACCACAGGCaaaaggtgaaaaggacaatacaaaacaggaacaggagaaaattgataaagaggaggatatCACAGAAGACATCACAGATAAGATTGAGAAAAGTTTGGATACTGAACAAGAGTCCCAGATAGACTTACTgagcaaaaaggaaaacattcatGAAAGTGATACAAAGGAGCAGCAAGAAAGACCTGTATCAAATAATAATTTGAAGGAACAGTCTGAAGAGTGTCCTGTGGAGGATGTTGATATGGCTGAACAGATGGTGGAGAAAGAGGGACAGAAGATGGAGAGTATAAATCCCATGGACCAGGATACTGAGACATTGAATGAGACTTCAGAGTTAGATGTTCagaaagaaaattcaataaaagaagagaatattcTTGTAAAATCtatgaaagaagacaaagaggctGAGTGTGAAGAACCAGAAGCCTCACCTGATGATACAGAGACAGTGATGGGTGAGTCTGATGCATTGGCTaatacagaagaggaaaaggtcaaAGAAGTAAGTGAAACTGTTTATACAGATGACAACAAGGACAAGATGCAGATTGACCTGGAAGTAGAGGACCCCTCAAAGAAGGAGAGTGAAGCTTTGCAAGAAAGTAGCAAAGAGGGAGATGCAGTTATAGAAATTAATGATACTGAGCAAagtgaaacaaaagaagaaatagataatgaaaCACTTGTTGGAAAGGACAGTGCCTCTCCAAACCATGATGCTGATTCAGACATAGATGTGGAAGCATtgggagaagaaaagactgaTCATGTcaagaaaacagaggaggaggattcaaaTGTAGAAGGGATTCATAATGAAACAAATTATGATGAGCTTGATGAATCTGATGAAAGTTTAGAACTAAAAATCTGTATTGAAGGCATTACAGATGTAGAAGGAACTATTcatgatgaaaacaatgatgatgatgcaggCATTGAGGCagtgaatgaagaaattgaaagtGAAAACCAGGAGAGTGAAGAAATGCCACTATGTGAAGAAGCAATGGAAGTTGAGGAAACCATAGAAGAAGGTGGAAATGAAGATGACATAGAAGGTGATGAAGTTAATGGACTTGACATTATTGAAGATGATGAGGATATGAATGATGAAGAGTTCACACCTGAAGATACAACAATTGGTTCTTTCTCAGATGAGAAATCCCTTCCTGAGTGTCGCTTGAAACGCAATTATTGTTGCAGCTACTGTGGTATAAACACTCAGAATCCACGACAGTACTTGTACCATCTTAGGGACGATCatggagagaagatgaaggtcTTTGAGTGTCCTCGTTGCATCTATGCCTCTAAAAACCACCAGAAGCTTATTCGTCATGCTAGAATGGTGCACAAAATGAAGATCAAGAAGCAGGAGCCCAGTCCATTCAAGCCATCAAAGATGCCAGTGCTTAGTGGAGCACATAACAAATTCACAAGAGCTAGTGTTTCTCCTGGAAAATCAAGCCGAAGTAGTCCAGGCAAGTCTCCAAGAAGTAATGACTCAACTCATGATTACTGGGATGAaatggaggatgaggatgatcaAGACACTGACCAAGATGGATCACCCATCAAGGGTGACGATAAGAAACTTTACAATTGTCAGCAGTGTGATTTTTCTTGTAGGAGTCGTAAGTTGTTGAACAGACATGAAACATCGTATCACCTGAAGCGCAGGTTCTTCCGTTGTGTCAAGTGCAACTACGTGACCCATCTCAAGGGCCGCTACACCAAGCACCTGAAGTACCACCAGCTGCCAATCCTCAAGTGTGATTTCTGTGACTTCAGGACCCCATACAGGTGGAACTTAGATCGCCACCTGAAGAACCACAATGAGGCATGTGGGGAGTTCAGGTGTCACTTGTGTAATTTTACTGCCCAAATCAAGCAAAGTCTAACAGTGCACATATCAAACCATCACCTCACCACAGAGCAGATCcgtgagagggaaaagaggcgaACGATTGGCATAAGCGACCCTGCTGACTTTGCCTTCGATGACCAAGAGATGGAACTAATGAGACTTGAGAGAGATGAACACCCTGATGCCCTCATGCTACCAGGGGATGATCCAGATTGCCTGTCAATCTCTGAGAACTCGCATGGACAGCAAAGTCGCAACAACAGCTTCCGTGTGTCAAATATCGATGTGAGTGGCCAGGATGATTCCCAGATTAATACAGATGATGGCAAGGATGAAGATGGAgagctaaaaaagaaaaaaccaaaGATAAAAATCACTCTTAAGAAGTTGAAAGTTTCCAAGCCCAAGGACACATTCTTCCAAGAACTTAATGAGCGCCACAACTTTGAGGAAGATTTCATTCACCCTGATGATGTGGTTCATCGTCACGGTAACGTTTATATCAAGACGTTTAAGTGTCGCTTCTGCACCTTCAAGGCAGCTTTCAAGAACGAAGTTGCCCGTCATGAAAAAAAGATTCATTCCATCCCCATCCCCAAGTACATGGGTCACtcaaagaaagcaaggaaaacttTTAAGTCAACAAAAACCATATCTTCCAGTGATGATGTGCTTTCTGAGATCCTTCAGTTTCCCCAGTCGGAAGACAAAGATGAGCTTGAAAGTATGGCAGTTGCAAATAACAATCAGAAGCTGAGCGAAGCAGAAGAACCTTTGCCTgatggaaaagatgatgaaagctccagtaaagataaagatgatgaagatctTGAGAATATTGTTGAAGACCAAGAAGATTCACTGGATGCTATGGATGATCAGTTATCAGATTCTAGAGAATCTTCTCCTTCAAAGGACcaatcaaagaagaaaaatatgtctTTCTTTGAAAAGCTTCAAGAGAAAATGCCAACATCAAATGTGCAAAATTTAGTGTGCCAGTTCTGTGGTCACGAATCAAAATGTCTTTCAGAGAGTGTCCGTCACCAAAAGCTTCATCTGAGTGCAAAGAATATCTATGCTTCTGCCTCACTGTCAACAAGGTGCCAGTTCTGTCGACACAGGTGCAAGACTACTGATGATTTGATGAACCACTTGAAGCTATGCCCAGAGGCTCGTAAGAACCAAATAACAGACTCAGGAAGGAGAGCCAGTGGTGGCCGTCTGGATGAGAATGAAGACTCCCTGTGTAGTAgtgagaaaggggaaaatgcagaatatgaaaatgatagTGTGAAGGATAAATCTCCTGTCTTGTTAGATGAATCAATGCTAAAGAGGGAAGACATGAATCATCCCATGGAAAACAGAGTGTTTGTATGGAATAAGTTTGATAAGACAGAAGAGCAGAATTCACAAGATAAAGACAAATCCTCAGTAGATGGTAAGAAGATTGAGAAGGGAAGCAGGAGAAGCTCCTCAGATAGCAACAAAAGGAAAGCTTCAGGCTCCAAGAGTCCAGTGGATATGGAAGAGTCTCTGGATTACTACATTGAGAGTCCCACACCCCAAGGCCACCATTACTACAGTAAGAGAGTCTACAGATGTCCTCAGTGTAGCTTCTGGGCAACTACAGCCTCAAGATTTCATGTGCATATTGTCGGTCACTTTAATAGAAAACCCTACAACTGTTCAGAGTGTGGCTACAAGTCCAACTGGAGGTGGGacatcacaaaacacatcaaGCTCAAAACTTCCCGTGATAGTAGCCACCAGAATGCTCAGGTTTTGATAACTGAtgaaacaggagaaaagaatTATGAAAAGTATGACTGCTACCTAGCCATCATCCAGCTTGACGAGACTAATGCCCACCGCACAGAAGGGGGAATCCCTAACAGAAAGGGTCGCCCCAAGCGCTCAACTGATAAGGATGACATCCTTGACACACCCACCCCAACTGCATCTCCCATCCGAAAGCCTCCAATGGTGTCCATACCAGTTATGCCTCGTCTGCAGGGCATGCCTCGCCTCACCAGGGCACCCAACCGCTCCTCCCCAACCTCTCGTCCCGGACCAATGCCGTTTGGTCCCATCCTGCCAGGGGCTCAGCTGATGGTTCAGATTGCAGGCAGTGGAGCAGCAAGCAGTGGCTCTGGTCAACGTCCACCTCCACCCCTGGCCCTGAAGGGAAGCATGAAGTCAAGTgcctcaaccaccacctccaattCCATCAAAACCACAGCCTCAGGGAACACTGCTGCAACCAACCTGGTGGCTGGAGGACAGTACCAAATCATTACACCTCAG ATGAGATTCCTAGCGTGGCTGAACCTGCTGATGACAGATACAGAGGAGCAG GTGTCAGTGTCTTCAACTGGAGCAGATGGCAAGGAGGTTGCCCAGATGGTGCTGGACCATGAAGGAAACCCAGAGTGGAAGTGCAATTCATGTGACTTTAG GGACAGTGAGCAAGAGACCGTAGTACAACACGTCAGCCTTGCTCATACTCGTAATGGACCCGTGTCACTCCTGCATGCTGTGCACCGCTGTGATGTCTGTGGCTATGCTGCTGGAACCAAACGAGCTGTGCAG CTTCACATTGACAGCAGCCATGGTGGTCAGGGAGGCATCACCAGCCGCTGTGAGGGACAAAACCCAGATGCTAAGGAGTCTG CTGATGGTGAAAATTCAGAATATAATGACAACGCTCGCACTTACCACTGTCGGCTGTGTCCCTTCACCTGTAAGAAGCGTGGCGAGATGAAACCCCATCTTTCTTACCATACAGAGCGGGCTGACTGCATCTTTAAGTGCATGTTCTGCCCTTATTATGTCCCTACAAGAAG TGAACTATTTGGACATCTGCGGGTCCATGGTATGGAAGTGCCATCATCTATCCAAGATACAACTAATAAGAACAGCAGCTCACCAGCTTCTTGCCAG GATGAGATAAATGGGCCAAGGCAGTTCATCTGTGGCTCTTGTCCCTTTGAAACTCGCAGTCGTGCTAAACTGATGCATCACAAGCAGTTCCACAAACCCAAAGGGCTGCCATTCCGGTGCCCTCATTGCACCTACAACGTTACCAGACGTCACTTGCTATCACAGCACATGCGTGTTCATGGATTGGACGACAACATAGAGGGAAGTGGGAATGGGGATGTTCATCAGATTGATGACAGATCAAACTCCCcctcaccatccctcaccattacTCCAGTTACAAATGCAGCAAGTGGATCCACAGGAGATGACAGAACACTGACTGACTCATCCAACCTCCCCAAACTCACAGATGAATCCACTACTGGCATGGAGGACATTCCTTTGGTTTGGGTATCCAGAGACCATCGTTTCTTTAAGATGTTTAAATGTAGACATTGTCCACACGTCAACTTGAGGAAAACTAATATTCAAGAACACgaaaaaatgcacaaaacaGATATCAGTAAGGAAGCTGGAGGACTCCATTGTCCTTACTGTTCATATGTAAGTGTTAATGCTGGTGTCATGTCTGCTCATTTGAAGGTACATGGAGGCTCAATGGGACAGTGCCATGCAGTTGTTGATCCATTATTAAGTGATGAAGATCAGCTAAAGCAATTAACGTCTAAAGCTCCAGCACCTACTGTGGCTCCTCAAACTCAGCCAGCACCAACCAGtttgaaaaatgatgaaaagatttTGTATTACTGCCAGCATTGTCCAGCAAGGTTTTTCTTAGAAAAGGAAATCCAAATTCACTCTCGGTTCCACAACACTAacctgccacacacctgcaACCACTGTAACTATGGCACTCGTCAGTCTGCACATCTGCTGACACACCTCAAGGTCCACACTCCTGAGTACCAACAGCGTACTCGGTCCATGATGGGCCAGCACCGCACTGCCCACAATTACCCTCCAGTTCCAGGATTAACCATTCCTCATGAACTTGCTGCAGATCTATCTGGAGACAAATGGTCTTCTAAGGAAGCAGGAGGAACAGGCCACCGTCCATtttctgcttcacctccaccttcctcaGGAGTCATGCCACAGCCTCCACCCACCAGCAAGTACATGTGTGATCAGTGTCCAGCAACCTTCAGTAAATTGGTGACCCTCCAATACCACCAATCCTTGCATGGTACCAAGAATCCTCACCCATGTCCAAAGTGTACATATGCTGGGAAAACCTGGGACTCTCTTCAGCAGCACCTTTTGCTCCATACTCAGCACGATCAAAACTGCCAAGCAGAAAAAGCTACAAAAGAGGTTGCAAAGAAAGCAGAAACTCAGAAAGGCCTTGATCCAAACTTGAGTTCAAAAACCTCACAGAAGACCACAGAAAATTCAGTTGTCTCCAGCATTCCTCCGATTAAACTCAAGCTCATTGGATTGCGGCCAGGGGCAGCAGAAACCAGTGATGGAAGTCGACCACAGTTCAAATATTATGTTGAAGAGCAAGTTCCTTTGTCTGGTGTTGATCTACTGCGTCGCAAGACTCAGATAGAAAAAGGTGATAGGCAGATCAATGATGCAGAGTATATGGTAAGACCACTGAGCAAAAGTAAAggtagagaagggagggaagacttggaggaggaagatccaAAAAGGATTGGTGATCCTCACCTCCATTATCCTCTTCACATTGACAAAGTTACTGGAAAGTCCCGTGAGAAACGCTACAAATGTAATAAATGCCCTTCTGCCTTCGAAAAAGTGGAGCAGTACACTGTGCACACAAATCTTCATGGCTCTAACCACAAGTACAGGTGTCGTATTTGTGATTACTCAGTCAAATTCTATGCCAACTTTATGATGCATATTAAACGTCACAAATATCATGAAAGAATGGTAGCTCAGACCACTGGAGCAGCTCCACCACTAGAGAGTGATGTGAAGTATGAACCTCTCATCTCAAGGGAGAACTCTTCTCAGGGAGACAAGATTGTGAGGACTCCAACAGAGGATCACTCTAACAAAGAGAACTTAGAAGAGACTGACCTAACAACAATTGAACGTCAACATCTTTTATTACAGAATAAGAAAGGAGCATCAGAGACTGCAAAGAAGGacgatgaaaaggagagaagagtttATTACTGCCAGTATTGTCCATATGCAAACATCAGACGTGATGCAGTGGATAGTCATAGTTTGAGGCACCGTGCAAATGGTGGATATGGGTCTTATAAGTGCACTTTTTGTGATTATACCGCCTCTCAGCCCAATTTCATTCGTGAGCACACAAAGGTGCACTTCCGTCCTTTCAAATATGTCCATCCAGAAGGGTTCATGCGACATGACAAGCAGGAGATATTTAGCACACCTATTGGATCTGGAGATAAAGCTTCCAGTAAGTTGAAAGGGGACAGTGAATCACAAACAATTCAGAAAAAGTATGTAATATATTCTAATGAAGTAGAAGATAGTAATCTTGAGGAGTCtgatggtgaagaagaggaaaatgttgaTTCAGAGATGGTGAAAAGTATACAAGTTAATTTTCACTCTGGAGACATAGTGGAAGCGCCACTTGACTTTGTGATCTCATTACGGGCAAAATCAAAAGTCATTAACACTCAGGCAGAATCAGCCGAAGTCGTCATTAATAATACCACTGGAGTGACTGAGAAAGTGGAAGATGTTACTCCTGAGGTTTCTGCTTTAAGTGGAGAAGCAAATTCAAAACTAGTCACTAGTCAGGTCCCTCAAGAAGATGAAAGTATGGAAGTAGATGAAAGTTCAACTGGTGTGAAAGATGACAAGAAAGTTGAAGAAACATTGCAAGAAGATATGGATGAGTCAGCAGCTCCCTGTGAGGATAATGGAATGGAAGTTGATCCCCAACAAGACACTGACAAATTACATAATGGTCATATTGAAGAAAAGGTTGAAGGGATGGCAAAAGTTGCcttaaaaagtaatgaaaatattacAAGTCCTGAATCCAAAGTTACCGATGTGTCACAGCcactagaaaagaataaagaaatcagtcagtcagaaagttAA